AAGCTGAAGTAGTTTTATACGATGCTTTGCTGGATCCTTCTTTTTTGGAATACTTTCCTGAGTCTGCGATCGTTCATTATGTGGGAAAGAGAGCTGGTCAGCATTCTGCTACCCAAGTAGAGATCCAAGATCTGATAGTACGCTACGCACTTCAGAACAAGATTGTAGTCCGCTTAAAGGGCGGAGATCCATTCTTATTCGGACGAGGCGGAGAAGAACTGATCGCCATCAAAAAAGAACAGATCCCGTACGAGATTGTTCCAGGCGTAAGCGCTTTGAGTGCAGGTTCTTCTGGAGCCGGCTTTCCTCTGACTCATAGAGGATTGTCTAGACAGGTACTGATCATGGATGGTCACACTGTCTTAGAAGAAGAAACAGATTGGACCTGGTTTGCTCAGTTCAAAGGCACAATCGCTCTTTTTATGGGAACTTCTTCCATTCAAAAAATTGCAACTAGATTGATACAACATGGTGCATCTGTTCTTCTTCCAGTCGCATTGGTAGAGAATGCCAGTCTACAAACGCAAAGAACAACGGTAACTACATTAGGCAAGATTTCTGAAGAAGGGATCTCCAAGTTTACTCCCGGACCAGGAATTATATATATCGGCGCGGTCGTTAATTTAAGAGAAGAAGGGTCCGAGTTTCAGATACCTGAACAAAGATCCTTGGGAGAAGAAACATGAACAAACTTCTTCCTGTATTCTTAAAGCTGGATGAAAAGAAGGTCCTAGTAGTAGGCGGTGGGAATGTTGCTCTCGAAAAATTGCAACACTTGTCCCAAACTGGCTGCGAGTTGACTGTAATTGCGAAGGAATGCAAATCAGAAGTATCGCAATTGCTATCTTCT
Above is a window of Leptospira semungkisensis DNA encoding:
- the cobA gene encoding uroporphyrinogen-III C-methyltransferase yields the protein MQEGKGKVYLVGAGPGNPELMTLRALNILKKAEVVLYDALLDPSFLEYFPESAIVHYVGKRAGQHSATQVEIQDLIVRYALQNKIVVRLKGGDPFLFGRGGEELIAIKKEQIPYEIVPGVSALSAGSSGAGFPLTHRGLSRQVLIMDGHTVLEEETDWTWFAQFKGTIALFMGTSSIQKIATRLIQHGASVLLPVALVENASLQTQRTTVTTLGKISEEGISKFTPGPGIIYIGAVVNLREEGSEFQIPEQRSLGEET